One segment of Sander vitreus isolate 19-12246 chromosome 20, sanVit1, whole genome shotgun sequence DNA contains the following:
- the wdr32 gene encoding DDB1- and CUL4-associated factor 10, giving the protein MSSEHQSDSEDAEGSQDRPNSGSASDREEDPDIDDSDVEDDIAPRVSPSPPGSSGNRPERCGNRPERCGNRPERSARSPASEEREPRSEPAAVPQIGSGEVSSTDIRRGNSLFSWLQSRTIRRGVFVDPARENFRTMTNLYCSMNPAAESVNLSTQTHGAVFNLEYSPDGSVLTVACEQTEVLLFDPISSRHIKTLTEAHEDCVNNIRFLDNRLFATCSDDTTIALWDLRKLNSKVCSLHGHASWVKNIEYDTNTRLLVTSGFDGNVITWDTNRFTEDGCPHKKFFHTRYLMRMRLTPDCSKMLISTSSGYLLILHDLDLTQSLEVGSYRMLRARRTPLSSDGGTSASRSAGTPRQGNDSSKIHPPREGLSPRNSLEVLTPEIPGERDRGNCITSLQLHPKGWATLIRCSSNMDDQEWTCVYEFQEGAPTRPLVSPRCSLRLTHYIEEANVGRGYIKELCFSPDGRLICSPYGYGVRLLAFDENCGELVDCLPVQTSCLREIRSIYSHSDVVLTTKFSPTHCQLASGCLSGRVALYQPKF; this is encoded by the exons ATGAGCTCGGAGCACCAGAGCGACAGCGAGGACGCTGAAGGGTCGCAGGACAGGCCCAACAGCGGCAGCGCCTCCGACAGAGAGGAGGACCCTGACATCGACGACTCGGACGTGGAAGATGACATCGCACCGAGGGTTTCTCCCTCACCGCCGGGGAGCAGCGGGAACAGGCCGGAGCGCTGCGGGAACAGGCCGGAGCGCTGCGGGAACAGGCCGGAGCGCAGCGCGAGGTCTCCGGCGTCGGAGGAGCGAGAGCCCCGCTCCGAACCGGCCGCCGTACCGCAGATAGGGAGCGGCGAGGTCTCCAGCACCGACATCCGCAGGGGGAATAGCCTGTTTTCCTGGCTTCAAAGCAGGACTATAAGACGAGGGGTGTTTGTGGACCCAGCTAGGGAAAACTTCAGGACAATGACCAATTTATACTGCTCTATGAATCCGGCTGCGGAGTCTGTCAACCTGAGCACTCAGACCCATGGAGCGGTGTTCAACCTGGAGTACTCCCCGGATGG GTCTGTGCTGACTGTGGCCTGCGAGCAGACTGAGGTCCTGCTGTTTGATCCCATCTCATCCAGACACATCAAAACCCTGACGGAGGCCCACGAGGACTGCGTCAACAACATAAG GTTTTTGGACAATCGTTTGTTTGCCACCTGCTCCGACGACACCACAATTGCACTATGGGATCTCCGTAAGCTGAATTCAAAGGTATGCTCGTTGCACGGCCACGCCAGCTGGGTGAAGAACATCGAGTACGACACCAACACTCGTCTCCTCGTCACGTCTGGCTTCGACGGCAACGTCATCACATGGGACacaaacag GTTTACAGAGGACGGCTGCCCGCACAAAAAGTTCTTCCACACCCGTTACCTAATGAGGATGCGTCTCACACCCGACTGTTCCAAGATGCTCATCTCCACTTCCTCAGGGTATCTGCTCATCCTTCACGACCTGGACCTCACCCAGTCCCTGGAGGTGGGCAGCTACCGCATGCTGCGAGCACGACGGACGCCCCTCAGCTCAG ATGGAGGCACGTCAGCGTCCAGGTCAGCTGGAACTCCTCGCCAGGGAAACGACTCCAGCAAGATCCACCCTCCTAGAGAAG GTCTTTCTCCCAGGAACAGCCTGGAGGTTTTGACTCCAGAGATCCccggagagagggacagagggaacTGCATCACCTCCCTGCAGCTCCATCCCAAAGGCTGGGCCACACTCATCCGCTGCTCCAGCAACATGGACGACCAGGAG TGGACGTGTGTGTATGAGTTCCAAGAGGGCGCGCCCACCCGCCCGCTGGTCTCACCCCGCTGTTCCCTCCGCCTCACCCACTACATCGAGGAGGCCAATGTTGGCCGGGGCTACATCAAGGAGTTGTGTTTCAGCCCGGACGGACGGCTCATCTGCTCCCCGTATGGCTACGGCGTCCGCCTGCTGGCCTTCGACGAGAACTGCGGCGAGCTGGTGGACTGCCTGCCCgtccagaccagctgcctcagGGAGATCCGCTCCATCTACTCGCACAGCGACGTGGTGCTCACCACCAAGTTCTCCCCGACACACTGCCAGCTGGCCTCGGGCTGCCTCAGTGGACGCGTCGCCCTTTACCAGCCCAAGTTTTAG
- the hhipl2 gene encoding HHIP-like protein 2, whose amino-acid sequence MLLVAVQPASAHPQCLDFEPPFKPSLHLEFCTQYEQFGCCDQKTDNMIAERYWDIIDKLEAAGHELCTDMLKEIMCQECSPYAAHLYDAEDPYTPVRELPGLCFGYCSEFHGKCRHAVKYLTGNQLLWDTSGRDVSTFCSMVDLSDKDYCYPNVLKSPDLNSNLGQVAEDPRGCLQVCLTEVANNLRNPVLMLHSGDGTHRMFVAEQMGFVWVYLRDGSRLEQPFLDMSGEVMATPWLGDERGFLGMAFHPKYRDNGRFFIYYSIQVNSELEKVRVSEMKVSAHDMNVADLYSERAILEIEEPAANHNGGQLLFGLDGYLYIFTGDGGKAGDPFGKYGNAQNKSALLGKVLRIDVDVSDTRGKRYRIPADNPFLHEQDARPEVYAYGVRNMWRCSVDRGDPVSRYGRGRIFCGDVGQNRCEEIDVIVKGGNYGWRAKEGFECYDVKMCHSSTLNDMLPVFAYSHHVGKSVTGGYVYRGCESPNLNGLYIFGDFMSGRIMALEEDKTTGSWKERSVCMGETKTCSFPGLINHHHKFIISFAEDEAGELYFLATAYPSTMSPSGTIFKFMDPSRRAPPGKCKQKPLPVKVRGEKIPFVPRERTVQDTNEKPMKPPSRKFKLTTKPTMTAASATTTMTSAAVKPKWKSLDKKARKTNTLQPWKKDKVPNNQPAKAQTKKNTLRQKSKAQSKKTTAMKPFKGKVKPKTNQTSTADFKSNALKKPNSLKDNTIHTRKIPPRKAAQKPIGHKKNSIKLKESAKQYHAFMNKTQTNLNVKTNRTMQN is encoded by the exons ATGTTGCTCGTGGCGGTCCAGCCAGCATCAGCTCATCCTCAGTGCCTGGACTTTGAGCCACCTTTCAAACCTTCGTTGCACCTGGAGTTTTGCACTCAGTACGAGCAGTTCGGCTGCTGCGATCAGAAAACGGACAACATGATCGCGGAGAGATACTGGGACATTATTGACAAATTGGAAGCGGCGGGTCATGAGCTCTGTACAGACATGTTGAAGGAAATCATGTGCCag GAGTGCTCTCCATATGCCGCCCACCTCTATGATGCTGAGGACCCGTACACACCCGTCAGAGAGCTACCTGGCCTTTGCTTCGGCTACTGCTCGGAGTTTCATGGCAAATGTCGTCATGCGGTGAAATATCTAACTGGGAACCAGCTGCTGTGGGACACATCTGGGCGAGATGTGTCCACATTCTGCAGCATGGTCGACTTGTCCGACAAGGACTACTGCTACCCCAACGTTTTGAAGAGCCCTGACCTGAACAGCAACCTGGGACAGGTGGCGGAGGACCCCCGAGGGTGTCTCCAGGTGTGCCTCACAGAGGTGGCCAACAACCTCAGGAACCCCGTGTTGATGCTTCACAGCGGCGACGGCACACATCGCATGTTCGTCGCCGAGCAGATGGGCTTTGTGTGGGTTTACCTGCGCGACGGCAGCCGGCTGGAGCAGCCCTTCCTGGACATGAGCGGGGAGGTGATGGCCACGCCCTGGCTGGGGGATGAGAGGGGCTTCCTGGGCATGGCCTTCCACCCCAAGTACCGGGACAACGGACGCTTCTTCATCTACTACTCCATCCAGGTCAACAGTGAGCTGGAGAAAGTTAGAGTCAGTGAGATGAAGGTGTCCGCCCACGATATGAACGTGGCTGATCTTTACTCAGAGAG GGCTATTCTAGAGATCGAGGAGCCAGCCGCAAACCACAATGGAGGCCAGCTGCTGTTTGGTCTCGATGGATATCTGTACATCTTCACTGGAGATGGTGGAAAAGCTGGAGATCCATTTGGGAAGTATGGCAACGCACAAAACAA GAGTGCTCTGTTGGGAAAAGTTCTCCGCATTGATGTAGATGTAAGTGACACCAGAGGGAAGCGGTACAGGATCCCCGCTGATAACCCATTCCTCCATGAACAAGATGCCCGGCCAGAGGTGTACGCATATGGGGTCAGAAACATGTGGCGATGCTCTGTGGACCGCGGGGACCCGGTTAGCCGATATGGCAGGGGCAGGATATTCTGTGGAGACGTGGGCCAAAACCGCTGTGAGGAAATTGATGTTATTGTGAAAGGAGGAAACTACGGATGGAGAGCCAAAGAGGGCTTTGAGTGCTATGATGTGAAAATGTGCCACAGCTCCACCTTAA ATGACATGCTCCCCGTATTTGCATACAGCCATCATGTTGGGAAGTCTGTGACAGGGGGATATGTGTACAGAGGATGTGAATCCCCCAATCTGAACGGACTGTACATATTTGGAGACTTTATGAGTGG GCGAATCATGGCGTTAGAGGAAGATAAGACAACAGGAAGCTGGAAGGAGAGGAGTGTGTGCATGGGTGAAACCAAGACGTGCTCATTTCCTGGACTCATCAACCATCACCACAAGTTCATCATCTCGTTTGCTGAAGATGAAGCAG ggGAACTATATTTTTTAGCGACTGCGTACCCCAGTACCATGTCTCCTTCTGGAACTATTTTCAAATTCATGGACCCCTCCAG GAGAGCTCCTCCAGGGAAATGTAAGCAGAAGCCGCTGCCTGTCAAAGTGAGGGGGGAAAAGATTCCTTTTGTGCCCAGGGAAC GGACTGTGCAGGACACAAATGAAAAACCTATGAAACCACCATCAAGAAAATTCAAACTCACCACCAAACCTACGATGACTGCAGCCAGCGCGACGACCACGATGACCAGCGCTGCTGTGAAGCCCAAGTGGAAATCACTTGATAAGAAAGCGAGGAAGACAAATACGTTGCAACCATGGAAGAAAGACAAAGTGCCGAACAACCAGCCAGCTAAAGCACAGACAAAGAAGAACACTTTGAGACAGAAATCCAAGGCACAATCAAAAAAGACCACTGCGATGAAGCCTTTCAAAGGCAAAGTAAAGCCAAAGACCAATCAAACGTCCACAGCTGATTTCAAAAGTAACGCTCTAAAGAAACCCAACAGCCTGAAAGACAACACAATCCACACAAGGAAGATTCCCCCAAGGAAAGCTGCGCAGAAACCAATCGGACACAAGAAAAACAGCATAAAGTTGAAAGAATCTGCAAAGCAATATCATGCCTTCATGAACAAAACTCAAACAAACTTGAATGTGAAAACGAACAGAACAAtgcaaaactaa